From a region of the Helianthus annuus cultivar XRQ/B chromosome 5, HanXRQr2.0-SUNRISE, whole genome shotgun sequence genome:
- the LOC110939420 gene encoding shikimate O-hydroxycinnamoyltransferase-like encodes MKVVVRESTMVRPGEETPTTTLWNSSLDLIAVNTHAITVYFYGPNDATNFFDTKVMKDALSRALVSFYPLAGRFKQDEDGRVEIDCQGQGVLFLEAESDGIIDDLGDFAPTSESLKLIPVVDYSLGLGSYPLLNLQVTYFKCGGVSLGVGIHHRVVDGMSAVHFMNTWLDMARGIDITHPPFIDRTLIRARDKPQSLFEHREYHPAPTPQVPLDNTKTVNSIFKLTRDQLDTLKAKSKEDGNTVSYSSFEILSGHILKCLCKAQGMPDDQDAKITIPTDGRTRFQPPLPPGYFGNVIIRASAILTAGEIQSKPTWYAASIIHDAIVKMNNDYLKSVLDYLERHLVHKPDVPSFKENCWVRLPVHNADFGWGRPIFMGPARMPPRACFVLPSPINDGSLSIFIGLEVEQVNLFRNLFYAI; translated from the exons ATGAAGGTTGTAGTAAGAGAATCAACGATGGTGAGGCCTGGGGAGGAGACACCGACAACAACGCTATGGAACTCTAGCCTCGATCTCATTGCAGTGAATACCCACGCGATAACGGTCTATTTTTACGGGCCCAACGATGCTACCAACTTCTTTGATACGAAAGTGATGAAGGACGCTTTGAGCAGGGCGTTAGTTTCGTTTTACCCACTAGCAGGACGATTTAAACAAGACGAAGATGGTCGGGTTGAGATCGATTGTCAAGGCCAAGGGGTGTTGTTTCTGGAAGCCGAGTCAGATGGTATTATCGATGATTTAGGTGACTTTGCACCCACGTCAGAGTCCTTGAAACTTATACCGGTGGTTGATTACTCCCTAGGACTTGGCTCATATCCTCTGCTGAACTTGCAG GTAACTTACTTCAAATGTGGTGGGGTTTCACTAGGAGTTGGGATACATCATCGTGTCGTAGATGGGATGTCAGCGGTGCATTTCATGAACACATGGTTGGATATGGCTCGTGGCATAGACATCACGCACCCACCCTTCATAGACCGGACCCTCATTCGTGCAAGGGACAAGCCACAATCCCTTTTTGAGCATAGGGAATACCACCCAGCTCCAACACCCCAAGTCCCATTGGATAACACCAAAACCGTCAACTCAATTTTCAAGTTAACACGAGACCAACTCGATACACTAAAAGCAAAATCAAAGGAAGATGGTAACACAGTCAGCTACAGTAGTTTTGAAATTCTCTCAGGCCATATTTTGAAGTGCCTGTGTAAAGCCCAGGGGATGCCAGACGATCAAGACGCCAAGATCACAATCCCCACCGATGGAAGGACCCGTTTTCAACCACCACTTCCACCAGGCTATTTCGGGAATGTGATCATCAGAGCCAGTGCTATACTAACAGCAGGCGAAATTCAGTCAAAACCTACATGGTATGCTGCAAGTATAATTCACGATGCAATAGTGAAGATGAATAAcgattatttaaaatcagtgctGGACTATCTGGAGCGACACCTTGTTCATAAGCCTGATGTCCCTTCTTttaaggaaaattg TTGGGTTAGGCTCCCGGTTCACAACGCTGACTTTGGATGGGGCCGGCCCATCTTCATGGGGCCTGCACGGATGCCACCACGCGCATGTTTTGTGTTACCAAGCCCGATAAATGACGGGAGCTTATCCATCTTTATTGGGCTGGAAGTTGAACAAGTGAATCTTTTCCGCAACTTGTTTTATGCAATCTGA